From one Mucilaginibacter inviolabilis genomic stretch:
- a CDS encoding sulfatase family protein yields the protein MKNRTLLKTINLLLLIVGAASISYAQQRPNVIYIYADDLGYGDLSCYGATKLHTPNLDKLAKSGIRFTNAHATSATCTPSRFALMTGKYPWRKTGTGILPGNAALIIPTNKTTLPQVFKRAGYATAIVGKWHLGLGDSVNKNWNGEIKPGPNEVGFDYSFIFPATADRVPTVFLENHRVVASDANDPIAVDYSKKIGNDPTGKEHPELLKLKSSPGQGHDNTIVNGIGRIGYMSGGYQARWVDEEVSSTFLFKVDQFIVDHRQKPFFLYYALTEPHVPRMPATRFKGTSGLGYRGDDILQLDWTIGQLMKTLELNGMAKNTLIIFTSDNGPVLDDGYEDGAVTKLSGHTPWGPMRGGKYSALEAGTRLPFIVSWPAQVKPGISDALFSQMDILASMAHLLNQKIPNGDAEDSQDHLDALLGKSKQGRANLIEQGSNDPTAIIKGDWKYIKPHPGVAYMKDVGIESGNSPSPQLYNLKDDIGEKNNLANTYPDKVKELDQLLQHEIKLGTPGVVPPKN from the coding sequence ATGAAGAACAGAACTTTACTGAAAACCATAAACCTCCTTTTATTGATTGTGGGGGCAGCGTCCATAAGCTATGCACAGCAAAGGCCCAACGTAATATACATCTACGCTGATGACCTGGGTTACGGCGATCTGAGTTGCTACGGCGCTACCAAATTGCATACCCCCAATCTGGATAAACTGGCCAAAAGTGGTATCCGCTTTACCAATGCGCACGCTACTTCGGCTACCTGTACCCCATCGCGGTTTGCGCTCATGACCGGGAAATACCCCTGGCGCAAAACAGGCACAGGCATATTGCCGGGTAATGCCGCGCTCATTATCCCAACCAATAAAACTACCCTGCCCCAGGTATTTAAACGGGCGGGCTATGCTACAGCCATTGTAGGTAAATGGCACCTGGGCCTGGGCGACAGCGTCAATAAAAACTGGAACGGCGAAATAAAACCCGGCCCTAATGAAGTTGGCTTTGATTACTCCTTCATTTTTCCGGCTACTGCCGATAGGGTGCCTACTGTTTTCCTGGAAAATCACCGGGTGGTGGCCAGCGATGCCAATGACCCTATAGCGGTTGATTACAGCAAAAAAATTGGAAATGATCCCACCGGGAAAGAGCACCCGGAGCTGCTGAAATTAAAATCGTCGCCCGGACAGGGGCATGATAATACTATTGTAAACGGTATTGGTCGTATTGGCTATATGAGCGGCGGATATCAGGCCCGCTGGGTTGATGAGGAAGTATCATCAACCTTCCTGTTCAAGGTAGATCAATTTATCGTCGATCATCGTCAGAAACCATTCTTTTTGTATTATGCCTTAACCGAACCCCATGTACCGCGTATGCCGGCTACCCGCTTCAAAGGCACCAGCGGACTGGGATATCGCGGCGATGACATCCTGCAGCTGGATTGGACCATAGGGCAACTGATGAAAACGCTGGAATTGAATGGCATGGCCAAAAACACCCTTATCATATTTACAAGCGACAATGGACCTGTGCTTGATGATGGATACGAAGATGGAGCCGTTACTAAGCTTAGTGGGCATACCCCATGGGGGCCGATGCGGGGCGGTAAATACAGCGCGCTGGAAGCCGGTACCCGTTTGCCTTTTATTGTGAGCTGGCCGGCGCAGGTAAAGCCAGGTATTTCGGATGCGCTGTTTAGCCAGATGGATATTTTAGCATCAATGGCTCATTTGCTAAATCAAAAAATCCCTAATGGGGATGCAGAGGATAGCCAGGATCATTTAGACGCGCTTTTAGGTAAGAGTAAGCAGGGACGGGCTAATCTGATAGAGCAGGGCAGCAATGATCCTACAGCCATCATCAAAGGCGATTGGAAATATATTAAACCTCACCCGGGTGTGGCGTATATGAAAGATGTAGGCATAGAGTCGGGCAATTCACCATCGCCACAGTTGTATAACCTGAAAGATGATATCGGCGAAAAAAATAACCTGGCCAATACTTACCCAGATAAGGTAAAAGAACTCGATCAGCTATTGCAGCATGAAATCAAATTAGGCACCCCTGGTGTTGTTCCTCCTAAGAATTGA
- a CDS encoding sulfatase-like hydrolase/transferase, whose translation MNAKYWLRASVVFLAVGFSTLTVKAQQKPNIIFILTDDLGYGDIGVFFQNQRKASGDHSQPYELTPNLDKMAMSGARFTQQYANAPVCAPSRASLITGLNQGNASVRDNQFDKMLENNYTVASMLKTAGYSTTAFGKWGLQGVKEEGPNWPAHPLKRGFDNYYGYMRHSDGHEHYPFEGLYRGKKQVWDNNQEASAGLSKCYTADLWTAAAKKWIIDHKNGSDSAKPFFMYLAYDTPHAVIELPTQAYPAGGGLKGGLQWLGNADHMINTASGTIDSYMYPEYANATYDDDQNPATPEVPWPDTYKRYATAVRRIDDAVGDIRQLLTDLNIADNTLVIFTSDNGPSIESYLPVAFVPNHPTFFGSYGPFDGIKRDCWEGGLRMPTIATWPKHIKAGEVVSTPSMLSDWMPTFADAAHIPAPARTDGVSLLPSLTGIGKQKPGLVYVEYFEGGKTPDFKQFEPGKRGRKRDQMQAIRMGDLVGVRYNIKTADDDFEIYNAVNDPKEITNLASKPDYAKIQETMKAKVLQVRHPDAEAPRPYDTVAIPADKVAAKLLPGLSWQYYAGKLPWVAKTDGLTVTTKGTSQSINGTEAGRHSGMVCYQGFIQIPADGHYTFSLQVSGKAYLRLHEATLIDADFGYQSGTALTQSVNLKAGAHAITLYYLLPESGDPRVMLKCVDQNGADIGRKQEVFSHSKS comes from the coding sequence ATGAACGCAAAATATTGGTTAAGGGCATCGGTTGTTTTTTTAGCTGTTGGCTTCAGTACGCTGACAGTAAAAGCTCAGCAAAAACCAAACATTATTTTTATACTGACAGACGATCTGGGTTATGGCGATATCGGCGTGTTTTTTCAAAATCAACGGAAAGCATCCGGTGATCATAGCCAGCCCTATGAACTGACACCCAACCTGGATAAAATGGCTATGAGCGGCGCCCGCTTTACCCAGCAATATGCCAACGCTCCGGTTTGTGCACCATCACGGGCCTCGCTCATCACCGGGCTTAATCAGGGCAATGCTTCGGTAAGAGACAACCAGTTTGATAAGATGCTGGAAAATAACTATACCGTAGCCTCTATGTTAAAAACTGCGGGCTATAGCACTACTGCTTTTGGCAAATGGGGTTTGCAAGGTGTTAAAGAAGAAGGTCCTAATTGGCCCGCGCATCCCCTGAAACGGGGTTTTGATAACTATTATGGCTATATGCGTCACTCCGATGGCCACGAGCATTATCCGTTTGAGGGCCTATACCGCGGCAAAAAACAGGTATGGGATAACAATCAGGAAGCATCTGCCGGGCTGAGCAAATGCTACACCGCCGATCTGTGGACTGCAGCTGCCAAGAAATGGATCATCGACCATAAAAACGGGAGCGATTCGGCCAAACCATTCTTTATGTACCTGGCGTATGATACGCCCCATGCAGTAATTGAGTTGCCCACACAGGCCTATCCCGCGGGTGGGGGGCTAAAGGGTGGTTTGCAATGGCTGGGCAATGCAGACCATATGATCAATACAGCTTCGGGAACAATTGATTCCTACATGTACCCGGAGTATGCCAACGCTACTTATGACGATGATCAGAACCCGGCTACGCCCGAAGTGCCCTGGCCCGATACCTATAAAAGATATGCCACAGCGGTACGGAGGATAGATGACGCGGTAGGTGATATCCGCCAATTGCTCACAGATTTGAACATAGCTGATAATACATTGGTGATCTTTACCTCAGATAATGGTCCCTCTATCGAATCTTATTTGCCGGTGGCCTTTGTGCCCAATCACCCTACGTTTTTTGGGAGCTACGGGCCTTTTGATGGTATCAAAAGAGATTGCTGGGAAGGCGGGTTACGAATGCCAACAATAGCTACCTGGCCAAAGCATATCAAAGCCGGGGAAGTGGTCAGTACGCCATCCATGCTGTCGGATTGGATGCCCACTTTTGCTGATGCTGCGCATATCCCTGCTCCTGCTCGTACGGATGGTGTTTCTTTATTGCCATCTTTAACCGGCATTGGCAAGCAGAAACCGGGTTTGGTATATGTTGAGTATTTTGAAGGCGGCAAAACGCCCGATTTTAAGCAGTTTGAACCGGGAAAGCGTGGAAGGAAGCGCGACCAGATGCAAGCAATAAGAATGGGCGACTTGGTAGGTGTGCGTTATAACATCAAAACTGCGGATGACGACTTTGAAATATACAATGCCGTAAATGATCCCAAAGAAATAACAAATCTGGCCTCTAAACCTGATTATGCAAAAATTCAGGAAACCATGAAGGCAAAGGTATTGCAGGTAAGACATCCCGATGCAGAGGCTCCGCGCCCTTATGATACCGTGGCTATACCTGCTGATAAAGTTGCAGCAAAGTTATTGCCTGGGCTTTCCTGGCAATATTATGCCGGGAAACTTCCATGGGTAGCTAAAACTGATGGACTTACTGTAACCACCAAAGGGACAAGCCAAAGTATAAACGGTACAGAAGCAGGTCGCCATTCAGGGATGGTATGTTACCAGGGTTTTATACAGATACCTGCCGATGGACATTATACATTCTCGCTGCAAGTATCAGGAAAAGCCTATCTGCGTTTACATGAGGCTACATTGATCGATGCTGATTTTGGGTATCAATCTGGTACCGCGCTTACTCAGAGCGTCAATTTAAAAGCTGGCGCTCATGCCATAACCCTGTACTATCTGTTGCCGGAAAGTGGCGACCCTAGGGTAATGCTTAAATGTGTAGATCAAAATGGGGCGGATATTGGACGGAAGCAGGAGGTGTTCAGCCATTCGAAGTCATAA
- a CDS encoding helix-turn-helix domain-containing protein, which yields MDVTTLNDFYEHAASASGESVSSLLPEGINKEIGHFNVFDVAELFTRIKKAPGLMPYNRRAYYKISLISGHSMAEYADKTIEIEKNALLFATPKIPYNWVPQTDQQLGFFCIFTADFLLSSKSGVVLDDLPIFKPGGYPVFQLSDDEAADIRHIFKKMSGEIGSDYTYKYDLLRNYVLELIHYGQKLQPLTTLYAGHNASARVSSLFIELLERQFPIDSPHQKIGLRTAKDYADRLSVHINHLNKVLKENTGKTTTEHISNRIIQEAKILLKQTAWNISEIAYSLGFEEVAHFSTFFKKQTNITPLKFRV from the coding sequence ATGGATGTTACTACGCTGAATGATTTTTACGAACACGCGGCCTCTGCAAGCGGCGAAAGTGTGAGTTCGCTATTGCCAGAAGGCATCAACAAAGAGATTGGCCATTTCAATGTATTTGATGTAGCCGAACTTTTTACCCGTATCAAAAAAGCGCCCGGGCTCATGCCTTACAACCGCCGGGCTTACTACAAGATAAGCCTGATAAGCGGGCATAGTATGGCCGAATATGCCGACAAGACTATTGAAATAGAAAAGAATGCCCTGCTTTTCGCCACTCCCAAAATACCTTATAACTGGGTACCACAAACCGATCAGCAGTTGGGTTTCTTTTGCATTTTTACTGCCGATTTTCTGCTGTCGAGCAAGAGCGGCGTAGTACTGGATGACCTGCCAATATTTAAACCGGGTGGCTACCCCGTGTTTCAGTTGAGTGATGATGAGGCCGCTGATATTCGTCACATTTTCAAAAAGATGAGCGGGGAGATCGGCTCTGATTATACCTACAAGTACGACCTGTTGCGCAACTATGTACTGGAGCTGATCCATTATGGGCAAAAGCTACAGCCACTTACGACGTTGTATGCAGGGCACAATGCTTCGGCAAGGGTATCATCACTGTTTATTGAACTATTGGAAAGGCAGTTCCCGATCGATTCACCACACCAGAAAATAGGTTTACGTACAGCCAAAGATTATGCCGACAGGTTATCTGTCCACATCAATCACCTTAATAAAGTACTCAAAGAAAATACGGGCAAAACCACTACCGAGCATATCAGCAACCGGATAATACAGGAAGCCAAGATCCTGCTTAAACAAACCGCCTGGAATATTTCGGAGATTGCCTATAGCCTGGGGTTTGAGGAAGTGGCACATTTCTCTACCTTTTTTAAAAAGCAGACCAATATCACCCCGCTAAAGTTTCGCGTGTAA
- a CDS encoding SDR family NAD(P)-dependent oxidoreductase translates to MSTNHKIALVTGGGRGLGKDMALKLAQKGLDVIITYNNRKEDALAVVAQIEQTGRKAATLQLNVGDIKSFGAFFEQLTGILKNTFNTDHFDFLINNGGIGGHAPFGEVTEQMFDELLNIHFKGVYFLTQGALKLLNDGGGIVNISSGLARFSMPGPSAYASMKGAVEVFTRYLAVELGPRRIRANVVAPGAIATDFSGGRVRDNAEVNQMVSNITALGRAGVAEDIGGIVAFLCTEDARWINAQRIEASGGMHI, encoded by the coding sequence ATGTCAACAAATCATAAAATTGCCCTGGTAACCGGCGGTGGCCGCGGATTAGGAAAAGATATGGCGCTTAAACTGGCTCAGAAAGGTCTTGACGTCATTATAACATACAACAACAGAAAAGAGGATGCCCTTGCCGTAGTGGCTCAAATTGAACAAACCGGAAGGAAGGCTGCTACCCTGCAATTAAATGTAGGTGATATAAAAAGCTTCGGCGCCTTTTTTGAACAGCTAACCGGTATTCTGAAAAATACTTTTAATACCGATCATTTCGATTTTCTGATCAATAATGGCGGCATCGGTGGTCACGCGCCATTTGGCGAGGTTACCGAACAAATGTTTGATGAATTATTGAACATCCACTTTAAAGGGGTTTACTTTTTAACACAGGGAGCACTCAAATTGCTGAATGATGGCGGCGGCATCGTTAATATATCATCGGGCCTTGCCCGTTTCAGTATGCCTGGCCCTTCGGCTTACGCATCTATGAAAGGTGCGGTTGAAGTGTTTACCCGGTACCTGGCTGTTGAATTGGGGCCACGCCGCATCAGGGCAAACGTTGTTGCTCCCGGCGCTATTGCTACCGATTTTTCTGGTGGCCGGGTTAGGGATAATGCAGAAGTAAACCAAATGGTAAGCAATATAACCGCATTGGGCAGAGCAGGTGTTGCTGAGGATATTGGCGGTATAGTGGCCTTTTTATGTACCGAAGATGCCCGCTGGATAAATGCTCAGCGCATTGAAGCATCTGGTGGTATGCATATCTGA
- the msrA gene encoding peptide-methionine (S)-S-oxide reductase MsrA yields MKKNIVLLMLFIANCAVAFAATGNTHGKQPVIGNAHGPKLDTATFATGCFWCTEAKFQQLKGVKKVISGFSGGHVANPTYEQVCTGTTGHAEACNIIYDPAQISFDELLEAFFVAHDPTQLNRQGNDVGTQYRSAIFYHNVAQKQKADYYIGKLNTEKAYKSNIVTQVVPYKVFYKAEDYHQNYFNQNGSQPYCKYVIQPELEKFKKVFKNKLKS; encoded by the coding sequence ATGAAAAAGAATATTGTGCTTTTAATGCTATTCATAGCCAACTGCGCTGTCGCTTTCGCTGCAACAGGTAATACACATGGTAAACAACCGGTAATTGGCAATGCTCATGGTCCAAAATTGGACACCGCTACCTTTGCTACAGGCTGTTTCTGGTGTACCGAAGCCAAGTTTCAACAGTTAAAAGGAGTAAAAAAGGTGATCTCTGGTTTTAGTGGCGGACATGTAGCCAACCCTACCTATGAGCAGGTTTGTACAGGTACAACCGGGCACGCCGAGGCTTGTAATATTATTTACGATCCGGCACAGATCTCGTTTGATGAGTTGTTAGAGGCATTTTTTGTTGCTCATGACCCTACGCAGCTTAACCGTCAGGGAAATGATGTGGGTACGCAATACCGTTCGGCTATATTTTATCACAATGTTGCTCAAAAACAAAAAGCCGATTATTACATCGGCAAACTCAATACTGAGAAGGCGTACAAAAGTAATATTGTAACCCAGGTGGTGCCTTATAAAGTATTTTACAAGGCAGAGGATTATCACCAGAACTATTTTAACCAGAATGGTAGTCAGCCTTATTGCAAATA